One genomic segment of Bradyrhizobium diazoefficiens includes these proteins:
- a CDS encoding Zn-dependent alcohol dehydrogenase, with protein MKAAVLHEVNQPLVIEDVSLPKPGPREVLIRTAVAGLCHSDLHFMEGLYPHPLPAVLGHESAGIVEQVGSDVTYVKPGDHVVTCLSVFCGTCDNCTTGRTVLCTDTTVKMLPGVSDRMQWSKPEKLHQFFNLSSFAEQMLVHENAIVKIRKEMPLDLAALIGCGVITGYGAVVNTAKVTAGETVAVIGCGGVGMAAINGAQIAGAGRIIAIDTNPAKLQLATKLGATDIVNPADGDVVKQVRDLTNGGVQHSFEVLGRKETAEQAFAMLASGGTATIVGMIPFGQKIELHGFDFLRERRIQGSSMGSNHFRVDMPRLVDFYLRGRLHLEDWISAKLKLSEINEGFANMKAGKTLRSVIVFDS; from the coding sequence ATGAAGGCCGCTGTCCTCCATGAAGTCAACCAGCCGCTCGTGATCGAGGATGTCAGCCTGCCGAAGCCTGGCCCGCGCGAGGTGCTGATCCGCACGGCGGTCGCCGGGCTCTGTCACTCCGACCTGCATTTCATGGAAGGGCTCTATCCGCATCCGCTGCCCGCGGTGCTTGGCCATGAGTCCGCCGGCATCGTCGAGCAGGTCGGCTCCGACGTCACCTACGTAAAGCCCGGTGACCACGTCGTCACCTGCCTGTCCGTATTCTGCGGCACCTGCGACAATTGCACCACGGGCCGCACCGTGCTCTGCACCGACACGACCGTGAAGATGCTGCCGGGGGTCTCCGACCGGATGCAGTGGTCGAAACCGGAGAAGCTGCACCAATTCTTCAACCTGTCGTCCTTCGCCGAGCAGATGCTGGTGCACGAGAACGCGATCGTCAAAATCAGGAAGGAGATGCCGCTCGATCTCGCCGCGCTGATCGGCTGCGGCGTCATCACCGGCTATGGCGCGGTGGTGAACACCGCGAAGGTGACGGCCGGCGAGACCGTGGCGGTGATCGGCTGCGGCGGCGTCGGGATGGCCGCGATCAACGGCGCGCAGATCGCCGGTGCCGGCCGCATCATCGCCATCGACACCAATCCGGCCAAGCTCCAGCTCGCGACCAAGCTGGGCGCGACCGACATCGTCAATCCGGCCGACGGCGACGTCGTGAAGCAGGTCCGCGATCTCACCAATGGCGGCGTGCAGCACTCCTTCGAAGTGCTCGGCCGCAAGGAGACCGCCGAGCAGGCCTTCGCCATGCTCGCCTCCGGCGGCACCGCCACCATCGTCGGCATGATCCCGTTCGGCCAGAAGATCGAGCTGCACGGTTTCGATTTCCTCAGGGAGCGCCGGATCCAGGGCTCCTCGATGGGCTCCAACCACTTTCGCGTCGACATGCCGCGCCTGGTCGACTTTTATCTTCGTGGCCGGCTGCACCTGGAAGACTGGATTTCGGCCAAGCTGAAGCTCTCCGAGATCAACGAGGGCTTTGCCAACATGAAAGCCGGCAAGACGCTGCGCAGTGTGATTGTGTTCGATAGCTGA
- a CDS encoding MBL fold metallo-hydrolase — MSLEYAAGDLTIHRVIEQETSFLPALDMLPGLSAEVLAENRAWMRQAKALDDSDVLLLCFQSYVVKTPHHTILVDSCIGNDKPRPRPNWNMKTDDTYLRALGAAGFSVDDIDFVMCTHLHVDHVGWNTRLENGRWVPTFPKARYVFAKTEFDYWSEQNAKAEVPPFADSVLPVVEAKRHEIVGNDHQIGDHVRILPTPGHTPGHVAFAFGRGKDDAVFSGDLMHSPIQTLYPEISVKFDVDPAQSAKTRRSFLERYCDTETLCCTAHFPSPSVGKIRRKGNGFVCAAV; from the coding sequence ATGAGCCTAGAATACGCGGCCGGCGATCTCACCATCCACCGCGTCATCGAGCAGGAAACCAGCTTCCTGCCGGCGCTGGACATGCTCCCCGGACTGTCGGCCGAGGTGCTGGCCGAGAACCGCGCATGGATGCGGCAGGCCAAGGCGCTCGACGACAGCGATGTGCTGCTGCTTTGCTTCCAGTCCTATGTGGTCAAGACGCCGCATCATACCATCCTTGTCGACAGCTGCATCGGCAACGACAAGCCGCGGCCGCGACCGAACTGGAACATGAAGACCGACGACACCTACCTGCGCGCACTCGGCGCCGCCGGCTTCTCCGTCGACGACATCGATTTCGTGATGTGCACCCATCTGCATGTCGATCACGTCGGCTGGAATACGCGGCTCGAGAACGGTCGCTGGGTGCCGACCTTCCCCAAGGCACGCTATGTGTTCGCGAAGACTGAATTCGACTATTGGTCCGAGCAGAACGCGAAGGCGGAGGTGCCGCCGTTCGCGGACAGTGTACTGCCGGTGGTCGAGGCAAAACGCCACGAAATCGTCGGCAATGACCACCAGATCGGCGATCACGTCCGCATCCTGCCGACCCCGGGCCACACGCCGGGCCATGTCGCCTTCGCCTTCGGCCGCGGCAAGGACGATGCCGTGTTCTCCGGCGACCTCATGCACTCGCCGATCCAAACCCTCTACCCGGAGATATCGGTGAAGTTTGACGTCGATCCCGCGCAGTCGGCGAAAACGCGCCGCAGCTTTCTGGAGCGCTATTGCGACACCGAGACGCTGTGCTGCACCGCGCATTTCCCCTCGCCGTCGGTGGGGAAGATCCGGCGCAAGGGCAACGGCTTCGTCTGCGCGGCGGTGTGA
- a CDS encoding cytochrome b, producing MTARLHYGTPAKVFHWLIVALLAVQYPIGWLMPDLHRGMAPGAPMTFHVSFGITVLALTAIRLVWRLTHPVAPESSLPAWQRLSSEVVHWLLYALVLATTLSGWLFASFRGWSMSFFYLVPLPMLASDNAAAGRTIDGLHQAMELALLVTIGIHVAAALAHIFVYRDRVMQRMLPG from the coding sequence ATGACGGCCCGACTGCACTACGGCACGCCTGCCAAGGTCTTCCACTGGCTCATCGTCGCACTGCTGGCCGTGCAATACCCGATCGGATGGCTCATGCCCGATTTGCACCGCGGCATGGCGCCCGGCGCCCCGATGACATTTCATGTATCGTTCGGGATCACGGTCCTCGCCCTGACCGCCATCCGCCTGGTCTGGCGGCTCACTCATCCGGTCGCGCCGGAAAGCTCTCTGCCTGCCTGGCAGCGATTGAGCTCGGAAGTCGTGCACTGGCTGCTCTACGCGCTGGTGCTCGCGACCACGCTGTCCGGCTGGCTGTTCGCGTCCTTCCGCGGCTGGTCTATGTCGTTCTTCTACCTCGTGCCGCTCCCGATGCTGGCGTCCGACAACGCCGCCGCCGGAAGAACAATCGACGGCCTGCACCAGGCCATGGAGCTGGCACTGCTGGTCACGATCGGCATTCACGTCGCCGCCGCGTTGGCGCACATCTTCGTCTATCGCGATCGCGTGATGCAACGGATGCTACCGGGATAG
- a CDS encoding alpha/beta hydrolase: MTALPEIPLPAGIRSRYVDGVNGLRMHVLEAGFETRGRPCLLLLHGFPELAFSWRKVMPALADAGYHVIAPDQRGYGRTTGWSADYDGDLTPFSLLNLVRDALALVSAFGYRQVDLAGHDFGSPVAAWCALIRPDVFRSVTLMSAPFGGAPPLPFGTVDAPAKPPIEDPVHRELAALPRPRKHYQWYYSTREANDDMQHAPQGVHDFLRAYYHHKSADWTGNKPYPLKSWSAGELAKLPTYYVMDLHETMAETVAKEMPSPAAIAANRWLPDNELAYYSAEYARTGFQGGLQWYRYGTSGMLNNEMQLFAGRSIDVPSCFISGKQDWGTYQRPGVFEAMQGRGCTNLLGCHLVDGAGHWVQQEQPAKVSRLLLDFLAKARAA; the protein is encoded by the coding sequence ATGACAGCGCTCCCCGAAATCCCCCTGCCCGCCGGCATCCGCTCGCGTTACGTCGACGGCGTCAACGGCTTGCGCATGCATGTGCTGGAAGCCGGCTTCGAAACCAGGGGCCGCCCCTGCCTCCTGCTGCTGCACGGCTTTCCGGAGCTCGCCTTCTCCTGGCGCAAGGTGATGCCCGCACTCGCCGATGCTGGTTATCACGTGATCGCGCCCGACCAGCGCGGCTATGGCCGCACCACCGGATGGAGCGCTGACTACGACGGCGATCTCACGCCGTTCTCGCTGCTCAACCTGGTGCGCGATGCGCTCGCCCTGGTATCGGCGTTCGGCTACAGGCAGGTTGATCTCGCCGGACATGATTTCGGCAGCCCGGTCGCGGCCTGGTGCGCGCTGATCCGGCCCGACGTGTTTCGTTCGGTGACGCTGATGAGCGCGCCGTTCGGCGGAGCGCCGCCGCTGCCATTTGGCACGGTCGACGCACCGGCGAAGCCGCCGATCGAAGACCCCGTGCATCGCGAGCTCGCGGCCTTGCCGCGCCCGCGCAAACATTATCAATGGTACTATTCGACACGCGAAGCGAATGACGACATGCAGCATGCGCCGCAGGGCGTGCATGATTTCCTGCGCGCCTATTATCATCACAAGAGCGCGGACTGGACCGGCAATAAGCCTTATCCGCTGAAATCATGGTCGGCCGGTGAGCTGGCAAAGCTGCCGACCTATTATGTGATGGACCTCCACGAGACCATGGCCGAGACGGTTGCGAAGGAGATGCCCTCGCCCGCCGCAATCGCCGCCAATCGCTGGCTGCCGGACAACGAGCTTGCCTATTACAGCGCCGAATACGCCCGCACCGGATTTCAGGGCGGGCTGCAATGGTACCGCTACGGCACCTCGGGCATGCTCAACAACGAGATGCAGCTGTTTGCGGGACGCAGCATCGACGTGCCCTCCTGCTTCATCTCGGGCAAGCAGGATTGGGGCACTTATCAGCGCCCCGGCGTGTTCGAGGCGATGCAGGGGCGCGGCTGCACGAACCTGCTGGGCTGCCATCTCGTCGACGGCGCCGGCCATTGGGTGCAGCAGGAGCAACCCGCCAAGGTGAGCCGGTTGCTGCTCGACTTCCTGGCGAAGGCTAGAGCCGCCTGA
- a CDS encoding SDR family NAD(P)-dependent oxidoreductase yields MEHPKYKIALIVGAGEGLSASLARLLSAKGIRVALAARKVEKLGALCTETGAKAYACNAAEPDEVERLFGLVEREIGTPDLVVYNASGRSRGPFVDLVPADVANAIAVSAYGGFLVAQQAAKRMLPNQHGAILFTGASASVKGYAQSAPFAMGKFALRGLAQSMARELSPQGIHVAHFVIDGGIRSAARGEPADKPDSMLDPDAIAESYWNVLQQPRSAWSWELELRPWVEKF; encoded by the coding sequence ATGGAACATCCGAAATACAAGATCGCCCTCATCGTCGGCGCCGGCGAAGGCCTGAGCGCCTCGCTGGCGCGGCTGTTGTCCGCGAAAGGAATCCGCGTCGCGCTGGCCGCACGCAAGGTCGAGAAGCTGGGCGCGCTCTGCACCGAGACCGGTGCGAAAGCCTATGCCTGCAACGCCGCCGAGCCTGACGAGGTCGAGCGCCTGTTCGGCCTCGTCGAGCGCGAGATCGGCACGCCCGACCTCGTCGTCTACAACGCCAGCGGCCGCTCGCGCGGTCCCTTCGTCGACCTGGTCCCGGCCGACGTCGCGAACGCAATCGCAGTCAGCGCCTATGGCGGTTTCCTGGTGGCGCAGCAGGCCGCCAAACGCATGCTGCCGAACCAGCACGGCGCGATCCTGTTCACCGGCGCGTCCGCCAGCGTCAAGGGCTATGCGCAGTCCGCGCCGTTCGCGATGGGCAAGTTCGCGCTGCGCGGTCTCGCCCAAAGCATGGCGCGCGAACTCTCGCCGCAAGGCATCCATGTCGCGCATTTCGTCATCGACGGCGGCATCCGCAGCGCGGCGCGCGGCGAACCAGCCGACAAGCCGGATTCGATGCTCGATCCCGATGCCATTGCGGAGAGCTACTGGAACGTATTGCAGCAGCCGCGCAGCGCCTGGAGCTGGGAATTGGAGCTGCGGCCCTGGGTGGAGAAGTTTTGA
- a CDS encoding fumarylacetoacetate hydrolase family protein → MKLVRYGEKGAEKPGLIDKSGQLRDLSAHLKDLTGDAYSPESLKKLAALDPASLPAVTGKPRLGAPVTGISKFVAIGLNYSDHAKETGAAIPSEPIIFMKANTSLSGPNDAVEKPRGSTKLDWEVEIAAIIGTRAKYVSEADALNHVAGYCVCNDVSERNFQTERLGQWTKGKSHDTFGPLGPWLATKDEIKDVQNLSMWLDVNGQRRQTGSTATMIFSMAKCVSYVSQFMTLLPGDIITTGTPPGVGLGMKPPTFLNVGDVVTLGIEGLGEQRQEIVAA, encoded by the coding sequence ATGAAGCTAGTTCGTTATGGCGAAAAGGGTGCGGAAAAGCCCGGCCTGATCGACAAATCCGGCCAATTGCGCGACCTGTCCGCGCATCTGAAGGACCTGACCGGCGACGCCTATTCGCCCGAGTCCTTGAAGAAGCTCGCCGCCCTCGACCCCGCCTCGCTGCCGGCCGTCACCGGCAAGCCGCGCCTCGGCGCGCCGGTCACTGGGATCTCGAAATTCGTCGCGATCGGCCTCAATTACAGCGACCACGCCAAGGAGACCGGCGCTGCGATCCCGAGCGAACCGATCATCTTCATGAAGGCGAACACGTCGCTGTCCGGCCCGAACGACGCGGTCGAGAAGCCGCGCGGCTCGACCAAGCTCGACTGGGAGGTCGAGATCGCCGCCATCATCGGCACCCGCGCCAAGTATGTGTCGGAAGCCGACGCGCTGAACCATGTCGCCGGCTATTGCGTCTGCAACGACGTCTCCGAACGCAACTTCCAGACCGAGCGGCTGGGCCAATGGACCAAGGGCAAGTCGCACGACACGTTCGGCCCGCTCGGGCCGTGGCTTGCCACCAAGGACGAAATCAAGGACGTGCAGAACCTGTCGATGTGGCTCGACGTCAACGGCCAGCGTCGCCAGACCGGCTCGACCGCGACCATGATCTTCTCGATGGCCAAATGCGTGTCCTATGTCTCGCAGTTCATGACGCTGCTGCCGGGCGACATCATCACCACGGGCACCCCGCCCGGCGTCGGCCTCGGCATGAAGCCGCCGACCTTCCTCAATGTCGGCGACGTCGTGACGCTCGGCATCGAGGGCCTCGGCGAGCAGAGGCAGGAGATCGTGGCGGCGTAA
- a CDS encoding amidase has protein sequence MAKSEWSFKSAVELSAALTARKVSAVELTQDAIDRIERHDGKINAICVRDFDRALSAARDADAALARGERKPLLGLPMTVKESYNVAGLPTTWGIPAQKDFIAKEDALPITRVKDAGSIVIGKTNVPLGLGDWQSYNDIYGTTNNPYDLGRTPGGSSGGSSAALAAGYSPLSIGSDIGGSLRVPAFHCGIYAHKPTFNLVAMRGHVAPPAPPLPFERDLSVIGPMARSAADLSLLLDVMAGPDPIEAGIAYKLELPAARHAAFKDFRVLVIDTDPVLPTDTAVRGTINTLADNLARAGVKIERSSPVLPDFAASSRLYMRMLMSFLAASFAPDVYANAKAAAAALPESDNSLAAERLRGAALSHRDWVIANAGRTRLRAQWRELFKTYDAVICPIMPTPAYPHDHLPDQEQRRIKIDGKEHVYPDQLAWPGIATLPGLPSTAIPTGFAPDGLPVGVQIVGPWLEDRTPLKLAELIEREFGGFVPPKMFDD, from the coding sequence GTGGCCAAATCGGAATGGAGTTTCAAGAGCGCGGTCGAGCTGTCGGCCGCGTTGACCGCAAGGAAGGTCTCGGCGGTCGAGCTCACGCAGGATGCGATCGACCGCATCGAGCGACACGACGGCAAGATCAATGCGATCTGCGTGCGGGATTTCGATCGCGCGCTGAGTGCGGCGCGTGACGCCGACGCCGCATTGGCGCGCGGCGAGCGCAAGCCGCTGCTCGGCCTGCCCATGACCGTAAAAGAATCCTACAATGTCGCCGGCCTGCCGACCACCTGGGGCATCCCCGCGCAGAAGGATTTCATCGCCAAAGAAGACGCGCTGCCGATCACGCGGGTGAAGGATGCCGGCAGCATCGTCATCGGCAAGACCAACGTGCCGCTCGGGCTTGGCGACTGGCAGAGCTACAACGACATCTACGGCACCACCAACAACCCTTATGATCTCGGCCGCACGCCGGGCGGCTCCTCCGGCGGCTCCTCGGCCGCCCTCGCCGCAGGCTACAGCCCGCTGTCGATCGGCTCGGACATCGGCGGCTCGCTGCGCGTGCCGGCGTTTCACTGTGGCATCTATGCGCACAAGCCGACCTTCAACCTCGTCGCGATGCGCGGCCATGTCGCGCCGCCGGCGCCGCCGCTGCCGTTCGAGCGCGATCTCTCGGTGATCGGTCCGATGGCGCGCAGCGCTGCCGACCTCTCGCTGCTGCTCGACGTCATGGCCGGGCCCGATCCGATCGAGGCGGGCATTGCCTACAAGCTCGAGCTGCCCGCTGCGCGGCACGCCGCGTTCAAGGACTTTCGCGTGCTGGTGATCGACACCGATCCGGTGCTGCCGACCGACACGGCGGTGCGGGGCACCATCAACACGCTCGCGGACAATCTGGCCAGGGCCGGCGTCAAGATCGAGCGCAGCAGCCCAGTGCTGCCGGACTTCGCGGCATCGTCACGGCTCTATATGCGCATGCTGATGTCGTTCCTCGCCGCAAGTTTTGCGCCTGATGTGTATGCCAATGCCAAGGCCGCCGCCGCCGCGCTCCCTGAAAGCGACAACAGCCTGGCGGCGGAGCGGCTGCGCGGCGCCGCGCTGAGCCATCGCGATTGGGTGATCGCGAACGCAGGGCGCACGCGGCTGCGCGCACAATGGCGGGAACTGTTCAAGACATATGACGCGGTGATCTGCCCGATCATGCCGACGCCGGCCTATCCGCACGACCATCTGCCCGACCAGGAGCAACGGCGGATCAAGATTGACGGCAAGGAGCATGTCTATCCCGACCAGCTCGCCTGGCCCGGCATCGCCACACTTCCCGGCCTGCCCTCGACCGCGATCCCGACCGGCTTTGCGCCGGACGGACTGCCTGTGGGCGTCCAGATCGTCGGCCCCTGGCTGGAGGACCGCACGCCCTTGAAGCTCGCCGAGCTGATCGAGCGCGAGTTCGGCGGCTTCGTGCCGCCGAAGATGTTTGACGATTGA
- a CDS encoding acyl-CoA dehydrogenase family protein, giving the protein MHKPVTAQPNRVAAEPSGLLAPDTTGMNFYRADPALTDLLRIHLSDNLFRHIEPHLDRLGQLAGGRLDECARLADRHTPVLHQRDKFGRDVQWIEYHPAYRELENAAFGEFGIHALSIRKGIMGWPDKYPVVAKHAFTFLFNQTEFGMGCPINVTDGCAKLLANFGSEALKEKYLDGLTQTDMSKLTQGGQFMTEKEGGSDVGTLMTTAVQEGDHWRLHGEKWFCSNADAKVVMLLARPKGAGPGTRGVGLFLMPRFLDDGAQNHYRIVRLKDKLGTRSMASGEIKLEGAIAYAVGKLDRGFVQMAEMVNSSRLSNGVKSTALMRRAYHDAMTVAKNRVVFGSRIIDLPLGRRQMLKIMLPVEQALSMSFLTADALDRAEAGSQDAAALLRILTPTLKFRATRDARKVCGDALEMRGGIGYIEEFATPRLLRDAHLGSVWEGTGNIVAIDALRRAVGRHGAESALAADLHARLDDSASVPQVWRDKLRGLADRAVGFAREVAGKSENEADARRATSLFYHVASAVALAWEAHRIHAMRGDARRLLLSRLVIDHRVAPTDPFRLTENAAQAKIAALLLGDRDAGMSEVGELVLAA; this is encoded by the coding sequence ATGCACAAGCCGGTCACCGCGCAGCCAAACCGTGTCGCGGCCGAGCCATCCGGCCTGCTGGCGCCCGATACAACGGGCATGAACTTCTACCGCGCAGATCCCGCGTTGACGGATCTGCTTCGCATCCATCTGTCGGACAATCTGTTCCGTCACATCGAGCCGCATCTCGATCGCCTCGGCCAGCTTGCGGGAGGACGGCTCGATGAGTGCGCGCGGCTCGCCGATCGGCATACGCCGGTGCTGCACCAGCGCGACAAGTTCGGCCGCGACGTGCAGTGGATCGAATATCACCCGGCCTATCGCGAGCTGGAGAATGCCGCGTTCGGCGAATTCGGCATCCACGCGCTGTCGATCCGCAAGGGCATCATGGGCTGGCCGGACAAATATCCGGTCGTGGCCAAGCACGCCTTCACCTTCCTGTTCAACCAGACCGAATTCGGCATGGGCTGTCCGATCAACGTCACCGACGGCTGCGCAAAGCTGCTTGCGAATTTCGGCAGCGAGGCGCTGAAGGAAAAGTATCTCGACGGTCTCACCCAGACCGACATGAGCAAGCTGACGCAAGGAGGCCAGTTCATGACCGAGAAGGAAGGCGGCTCCGACGTCGGCACCCTCATGACGACGGCGGTGCAGGAGGGCGACCATTGGCGCCTCCACGGCGAAAAATGGTTCTGCTCGAACGCGGACGCCAAGGTCGTGATGCTGTTGGCGCGCCCCAAAGGCGCCGGCCCCGGCACGCGCGGCGTCGGCCTGTTCCTGATGCCGCGCTTCCTCGATGACGGCGCGCAGAACCACTACCGGATCGTGCGTCTGAAGGACAAGCTCGGCACCCGCTCGATGGCCTCGGGCGAGATCAAGCTTGAAGGCGCGATCGCCTACGCGGTTGGCAAGCTCGACCGCGGCTTCGTGCAGATGGCCGAGATGGTGAACTCGTCGCGGCTCTCCAACGGCGTCAAATCCACGGCGCTGATGCGCCGCGCCTATCACGACGCGATGACGGTGGCGAAGAACCGCGTCGTGTTCGGCAGCCGCATCATCGACCTGCCGCTCGGCCGGCGCCAGATGCTGAAGATCATGCTGCCGGTCGAGCAGGCGCTGTCGATGAGTTTCCTCACTGCCGACGCGCTCGACCGTGCCGAGGCCGGCAGCCAGGATGCCGCGGCGCTGCTGCGCATCCTCACCCCGACACTGAAATTCCGCGCCACGCGCGATGCGCGAAAGGTCTGCGGCGATGCGCTCGAGATGCGCGGCGGCATCGGCTATATCGAAGAATTCGCGACACCCCGGTTACTCCGCGATGCGCATCTCGGCTCGGTCTGGGAGGGCACTGGCAACATCGTGGCGATCGATGCGCTCCGCCGCGCGGTCGGCCGCCACGGCGCCGAATCTGCGCTGGCGGCCGATCTGCATGCGCGGCTCGACGACAGCGCCTCGGTGCCGCAGGTCTGGCGCGATAAATTGCGCGGGCTCGCCGATCGTGCCGTCGGCTTTGCGCGCGAAGTCGCAGGGAAGTCGGAGAACGAAGCCGACGCGCGTCGCGCCACCAGCCTGTTCTATCACGTTGCAAGCGCGGTGGCGCTGGCCTGGGAAGCGCATCGCATCCACGCCATGCGCGGCGATGCGCGCCGCCTGCTGCTGTCGCGGCTCGTGATTGACCATCGCGTGGCGCCGACCGATCCGTTCCGGCTGACGGAAAATGCCGCGCAGGCGAAGATCGCAGCACTGCTGCTCGGTGATCGCGATGCCGGGATGAGCGAGGTTGGCGAACTGGTTCTGGCAGCGTAG
- the mbfA gene encoding iron exporter MbfA — protein sequence MKNFADLTEREVLAVAISSEEEDSRIYVTFAEDLRERYPDTAKIFEEMAEEERGHRHRLLKLYEERFGQHLPPIRREDVKGFLRRRPIWLTKNLPLDTIRKEVETMELEAERFYARAAEQAEDVGVRRLLGDLAEEEKHHENRAAALTDEILKPDVRAEEDRTRRRMFVLQYVQPGLAGLMDGSVSTLAPLFAAAFATHQNWQTFLVGLAASIGAGISMGFAEALSDDGLLSGRGSPWLRGLTCGLMTALGGLGHTAPYLVPDSWPNAFWIATAIAGVVVFFELWAIAFIRSRYMDTPFLQAVFQIVLGGVIVLAVGILIGAA from the coding sequence GTGAAGAATTTTGCCGATTTGACCGAGCGTGAGGTGCTGGCGGTCGCGATCTCCTCCGAGGAGGAGGACAGCCGCATCTACGTGACATTCGCCGAGGACCTGCGCGAGCGTTACCCGGACACGGCAAAAATCTTCGAGGAGATGGCCGAGGAGGAGCGCGGCCACCGGCACCGGCTGCTGAAGCTCTACGAGGAGCGGTTCGGCCAGCATCTGCCGCCGATCCGCCGCGAGGACGTCAAAGGCTTCCTGCGCCGGCGCCCGATCTGGTTGACGAAAAACCTGCCGCTCGACACGATCCGCAAAGAGGTCGAGACCATGGAGCTCGAGGCCGAGCGCTTCTACGCGCGCGCCGCCGAGCAGGCCGAGGATGTCGGCGTGCGTCGCCTGCTCGGCGATCTCGCCGAGGAAGAGAAGCACCACGAGAACCGCGCGGCAGCGCTCACCGACGAGATCCTCAAACCCGACGTGCGCGCCGAGGAAGACCGCACCCGGCGAAGGATGTTCGTGCTGCAATATGTGCAGCCCGGCCTTGCCGGCTTGATGGACGGATCGGTCTCGACCCTGGCGCCGCTGTTCGCGGCCGCCTTCGCCACGCACCAGAACTGGCAGACATTCCTGGTCGGCCTTGCCGCCTCGATCGGCGCCGGCATCAGCATGGGCTTTGCCGAGGCGCTGTCCGACGACGGATTGCTCAGCGGACGCGGCTCGCCCTGGCTGCGCGGTCTCACCTGCGGCTTGATGACGGCGCTCGGCGGTCTCGGCCACACCGCGCCCTATCTCGTGCCCGACAGCTGGCCCAACGCGTTCTGGATCGCGACCGCGATCGCCGGCGTCGTCGTGTTCTTCGAACTCTGGGCGATCGCCTTCATCCGCTCGCGCTACATGGACACGCCGTTCCTCCAGGCCGTGTTCCAGATCGTGCTCGGCGGCGTCATCGTGCTGGCGGTGGGGATCTTGATCGGGGCGGCGTAG
- a CDS encoding glutathione S-transferase family protein codes for MKLSFSQASPFARKVRIAAIELGLIDKIELMPATVAPGTANEDYSRITPLKKLPVLITNDGDVILDSYVIVEYLNEMAGGSLIPDYGPRRWKAKTNHALINGMLDSMLLCRYEKMVRPQGLQWQAWSDDHWNRAWTGMARFENMPDVLNGPFDISQIGLVCVLGYADFRFADCGWRKAYPKLDAFHQKMLERPSVKISVPPAT; via the coding sequence ATGAAACTCTCGTTCTCCCAAGCCTCTCCGTTCGCCCGCAAGGTGCGCATCGCCGCCATCGAGCTCGGACTGATCGACAAGATCGAATTGATGCCGGCCACCGTGGCGCCGGGCACAGCCAACGAGGACTATTCGCGCATCACACCGCTGAAGAAGCTGCCGGTGCTGATCACCAATGACGGCGACGTGATTCTGGATTCCTACGTCATCGTCGAATACCTCAACGAGATGGCCGGCGGCAGCCTGATCCCCGATTACGGCCCGCGGCGCTGGAAGGCCAAGACCAATCACGCGCTGATCAACGGCATGCTCGATTCCATGCTGCTGTGCCGCTATGAGAAGATGGTGCGGCCGCAGGGCCTGCAATGGCAGGCCTGGTCGGACGATCACTGGAACCGGGCCTGGACCGGCATGGCGCGCTTCGAGAACATGCCTGACGTGCTGAACGGCCCGTTCGACATCTCGCAGATCGGCCTTGTTTGCGTGCTCGGCTATGCCGACTTCCGCTTCGCCGATTGCGGCTGGCGCAAGGCCTATCCGAAGCTCGACGCCTTCCATCAGAAGATGCTGGAGCGGCCCTCCGTGAAGATCTCGGTGCCGCCGGCGACTTAG